A window of Sphingomonas sp. Leaf357 contains these coding sequences:
- the rpoB gene encoding DNA-directed RNA polymerase subunit beta — translation MATKAYDGGTLKRRIRKVFGNIHEVVQMPNLIEVQRESYEQFLRSDPSIGYVSGLEKTLRSVFPIRDFAGTAELDFVNYELEPPKFDTDECRQRGITYAAPMRVTLRLIVFEVDADTDARSVLDIKEQDVYMGDMPLMTGNGTFIINGTERVIVSQMHRSPGVLFDHDRGKTHASGKYLFAARVIPYRGSWLDFEFDAKDIVNVRIDRKRKLPVTALLYALGMTGEEILNHFYNRVTFVRGQGGWIIPFQAENWRGQKPMFDIIDAKTGEIVFPSGQKISPRAANKSAKDGLTDLLIPTEEIFGRYSAYDLINETTGQIYIEAGDEVSAENLELLDKAGIERIELLDIDHIATGAWIRNTLKVDKAEEREQALSDIYRVMRPGEPPTLETAESLFSGLFFDPDRYDLSAVGRVKLNMRLDLDAEDTVTTLRSEDILAVIKTLVDLKDGKGEIDDIDNLGNRRVRSVGELLENQYRVGLLRMERAVKERMSSVDVSTVMPNDLINAKPAVAAVREFFGSSQLSQFMDQTNPLSEVTHKRRVSALGPGGLTRERAGFEVRDVHPTHYGRICPIETPEGPNIGLINSLASFSRVNKYGFIETPYRKVVDHKVTDDVVYLSAMEEAKHTIAQANADLAGDNGFTEELVSSRQAGEFLMAIPDNITLMDVSPKQLVSVAASLIPFLENDDANRALMGSNMQRQAVPLVQAEAPFVGTGMEETVARDSGAAISAKRAGIVDQVDATRIVIRATGEVDAGKSGVDIYTLMKFQRSNQSTCINQRPLVKVGDVIRAGDVLADGPSTEFGELALGRNSLVAFMPWNGYNYEDSILISERIVKDDVFTSIHIEEFEVMARDTKLGPEDITRDIPNVGEEALRNLDEAGIVYIGAEVEPGDILAGKITPKGESPMTPEEKLLRAIFGEKASDVRDTSLRLPPGVAGTVVEVRVFNRHGIDKDERAMAIEREEIERLKKDSDDERSILNRATWSRLREMLEGQTATAVPKNGPKKGVVIDADVLDSVDRHEWWKFAVADDKTQSDLEAVKVQYDDAVKVIVDKFQDRREKLERGDELPPGVLKMVKVFVAVKRKLQPGDKMAGRHGNKGVISRILPAEDMPFLADGTPVDIVLNPLGVPSRMNVGQIFETHLGWAARNLGQQVYAALEDWRDANPEPVAGAMPDAVKSRLLEVYGDHYASEIEARDSDQIIELAQNLRTGVPMGTPVFDGAREADVSAMLSLAGLDTSGQSDLFDGRTGDKFDRKVTVGIIYMLKLHHLVDDKIHARSIGPYSLVTQQPLGGKAQFGGQRFGEMEVWALQAYGAAYTLQEMLTVKSDDVVGRTKVYEAIVKGDDTFEAGIPESFNVLVKEMRSLGLNVELTTVEQFDTDGVAIAAE, via the coding sequence ATGGCAACCAAGGCATATGACGGCGGCACGCTGAAGCGCCGCATCCGCAAGGTGTTCGGCAACATCCACGAAGTGGTGCAGATGCCGAACCTGATCGAGGTTCAGCGCGAATCCTACGAGCAGTTCCTGCGCTCCGATCCCTCGATCGGCTATGTCTCCGGTCTCGAAAAGACCCTGCGTTCGGTGTTCCCGATCCGCGATTTCGCCGGCACAGCGGAGCTCGACTTCGTCAATTATGAACTCGAGCCGCCGAAGTTCGACACCGACGAATGCCGCCAGCGCGGCATCACCTATGCCGCGCCGATGCGCGTTACGCTGCGCCTGATCGTGTTCGAGGTGGACGCCGATACCGATGCCCGCTCGGTCCTCGATATCAAGGAGCAGGACGTCTACATGGGCGACATGCCCCTGATGACGGGCAACGGCACCTTCATCATCAACGGCACGGAACGCGTGATCGTCAGCCAGATGCACCGTTCGCCGGGCGTCCTGTTCGACCATGACCGCGGCAAGACGCACGCATCGGGCAAGTACCTCTTCGCCGCGCGCGTGATCCCGTATCGCGGTTCGTGGCTCGATTTCGAGTTCGACGCCAAGGACATCGTCAACGTCCGCATCGATCGCAAGCGCAAGCTGCCGGTAACGGCATTGCTGTACGCACTGGGGATGACCGGCGAGGAGATCCTCAACCACTTCTACAACCGCGTCACCTTCGTGCGCGGCCAGGGTGGCTGGATCATTCCGTTCCAGGCCGAGAACTGGCGTGGCCAGAAGCCGATGTTCGACATCATCGATGCGAAGACAGGCGAGATCGTGTTCCCGTCGGGCCAGAAGATCAGCCCGCGCGCAGCCAACAAGTCGGCCAAGGACGGCCTGACCGACCTGCTGATTCCGACCGAAGAAATCTTCGGCCGCTACAGCGCCTATGACCTGATCAACGAGACCACCGGCCAGATCTATATCGAGGCGGGCGACGAAGTGTCGGCCGAGAATCTCGAATTGCTCGACAAGGCCGGGATCGAGCGGATCGAACTGCTCGACATCGATCACATCGCGACCGGCGCATGGATCCGCAACACGCTGAAGGTCGACAAGGCCGAGGAGCGCGAGCAGGCCCTGTCCGACATCTACCGCGTGATGCGCCCCGGCGAGCCGCCGACGCTGGAGACGGCGGAGTCGCTGTTCTCAGGGCTGTTCTTCGACCCGGATCGCTACGATCTGTCGGCCGTCGGCCGCGTGAAGCTGAACATGCGCCTCGACCTCGATGCCGAGGATACCGTGACGACGCTGCGCAGCGAGGACATCCTGGCCGTGATCAAGACGCTGGTCGACCTGAAGGACGGCAAGGGCGAGATCGACGACATCGACAATCTCGGCAACCGCCGCGTGCGGTCGGTGGGCGAATTGCTCGAGAACCAGTATCGCGTCGGCCTCTTGCGCATGGAGCGTGCGGTCAAGGAGCGCATGTCTTCCGTGGACGTGTCCACGGTCATGCCGAACGACCTGATCAACGCCAAGCCGGCAGTGGCCGCGGTGCGCGAGTTCTTCGGTTCGTCGCAGCTGTCGCAGTTCATGGATCAGACCAACCCGCTGTCGGAAGTGACCCACAAGCGGCGCGTGTCGGCACTCGGGCCAGGTGGTCTGACGCGTGAGCGCGCCGGCTTCGAAGTCCGCGACGTTCACCCGACGCATTATGGCCGCATCTGCCCGATCGAGACGCCGGAAGGCCCGAACATCGGCCTGATCAACAGCCTCGCCTCGTTCAGCCGGGTCAACAAATACGGCTTCATCGAGACGCCGTACCGCAAGGTCGTCGACCACAAGGTGACGGACGACGTCGTGTACCTGTCGGCGATGGAAGAGGCCAAGCACACGATCGCGCAGGCCAACGCCGATCTGGCGGGCGACAACGGCTTCACCGAGGAACTCGTCTCGTCGCGTCAGGCGGGCGAATTCCTGATGGCGATCCCGGACAACATCACGTTGATGGACGTCAGCCCGAAGCAGCTCGTCTCGGTCGCCGCATCGCTCATTCCGTTCCTGGAAAACGATGACGCCAACCGCGCGCTGATGGGATCGAACATGCAGCGTCAGGCCGTGCCGCTGGTCCAGGCCGAGGCGCCGTTCGTCGGCACCGGCATGGAAGAGACGGTCGCCCGGGATTCCGGCGCGGCGATATCGGCCAAGCGCGCCGGCATCGTCGATCAGGTCGATGCGACCCGTATCGTCATCCGTGCGACCGGCGAGGTCGATGCCGGCAAGTCGGGCGTCGACATCTACACGCTGATGAAGTTCCAGCGCTCGAACCAGTCGACCTGCATCAACCAGCGTCCGCTGGTGAAGGTGGGCGACGTGATCCGCGCCGGCGACGTGCTCGCCGACGGCCCGTCGACTGAGTTCGGCGAGCTGGCACTGGGCCGCAACAGCCTGGTCGCGTTCATGCCCTGGAACGGGTACAATTATGAGGATTCGATCCTCATTTCCGAGCGTATCGTGAAGGACGACGTCTTCACCTCGATCCATATCGAGGAATTCGAGGTCATGGCGCGCGACACCAAGCTTGGGCCGGAAGACATCACGCGCGACATCCCGAACGTCGGCGAGGAAGCGCTTCGCAACCTCGACGAAGCGGGCATCGTGTATATCGGTGCCGAGGTCGAGCCGGGCGATATCCTCGCCGGCAAGATCACGCCGAAGGGCGAAAGCCCGATGACGCCGGAAGAAAAGCTGCTCCGCGCGATCTTCGGCGAGAAGGCATCGGACGTGCGCGATACGTCGCTGCGTCTGCCGCCGGGCGTTGCCGGCACGGTCGTCGAAGTGCGCGTGTTCAACCGCCACGGCATCGACAAGGACGAGCGCGCGATGGCGATCGAGCGCGAGGAGATCGAGCGCTTGAAGAAGGATTCGGACGACGAGCGTTCGATCCTCAACCGTGCGACCTGGAGCCGCCTGCGCGAGATGCTCGAAGGGCAGACCGCGACGGCCGTGCCGAAGAACGGCCCCAAAAAGGGTGTCGTGATCGATGCCGACGTGCTCGACAGCGTCGACCGCCACGAATGGTGGAAGTTCGCGGTCGCCGACGACAAGACGCAGAGCGATCTCGAAGCGGTCAAGGTGCAGTATGACGACGCCGTCAAGGTGATTGTCGACAAGTTCCAGGATCGTCGCGAGAAGCTGGAGCGGGGCGACGAGTTGCCGCCGGGCGTGCTGAAGATGGTCAAGGTGTTCGTGGCGGTGAAGCGCAAGCTGCAGCCGGGCGACAAGATGGCCGGCCGTCACGGCAACAAGGGCGTGATCAGCCGCATCCTGCCGGCGGAGGACATGCCGTTCCTCGCCGACGGGACGCCGGTGGACATCGTGCTGAACCCGCTGGGCGTGCCGAGCCGCATGAACGTCGGGCAGATCTTCGAGACGCATCTCGGTTGGGCCGCGCGCAATCTCGGCCAGCAGGTGTATGCCGCGCTGGAAGACTGGCGCGATGCCAATCCGGAGCCGGTGGCGGGCGCGATGCCCGACGCGGTGAAGTCGCGGTTGCTCGAAGTGTATGGCGATCACTATGCGTCCGAGATCGAAGCGCGTGACAGCGACCAGATCATCGAACTCGCGCAGAACCTGCGGACCGGCGTGCCGATGGGCACCCCCGTGTTCGACGGTGCGCGCGAAGCGGACGTCTCGGCGATGCTGTCGCTGGCCGGTCTCGATACGTCGGGTCAGTCGGACCTGTTCGACGGGCGTACCGGCGACAAGTTCGACCGCAAGGTGACCGTGGGCATCATCTACATGCTCAAGCTGCACCATCTGGTCGACGACAAGATCCACGCCCGGTCGATCGGGCCGTACTCGCTCGTCACGCAGCAGCCGCTGGGTGGCAAGGCGCAGTTCGGCGGTCAGCGCTTCGGCGAGATGGAGGTCTGGGCACTCCAGGCCTACGGCGCGGCGTACACCCTGCAGGAAATGCTGACGGTGAAGTCCGACGACGTGGTCGGCCGCACCAAGGTCTACGAGGCGATCGTCAAGGGTGACGACACGTTCGAGGCGGGCATTCCGGAGAGCTTCAACGTGCTCGTCAAGGAAATGCGCTCGCTGGGCCTGAACGTGGAGCTGACGACGGTCGAGCAGTTCGACACCGACGGCGTCGCGATCGCGGCGGAGTAA
- the rpoC gene encoding DNA-directed RNA polymerase subunit beta': MNELTNFANPVAKPETFDQIQIGIASPDKIRSWSFGEIKKPETINYRTFKPERDGLFCARIFGPIKDYECLCGKYKRMKYKGIVCEKCGVEVTVSKVRRERMGHIELAAPVAHIWFLKSLPSRIGLLLDMQLKQLERVLYFEAYIVIEPGITPLEKYQLMTEDELLDAQDEYGEDAFTAGIGAEAVRIMLQDLDLEGERKELLEELAVTKSELKPKKIIKRLKVVESFIDSGNKPEWMILEVVPVIPPELRPLVPLDGGRFATSDLNDLYRRVINRNNRLKRLMELRAPDIIVRNEKRMLQEAVDALFDNGRRGRTITGANKRPLKSLSDMLKGKQGRFRQNLLGKRVDYSGRSVIVTGPELKLHQCGLPKKMALELFKPFIYARLDAKGLSMTLKQAKKWVEKERKEVWDILDEVIREHPVMLNRAPTLHRLGIQAFEPVLIEGKAIQLHPLVCSAFNADFDGDQMAVHVPLSLEAQLEARVLMMSTNNILSPANGKPIIVPSQDMVLGLYYLSMLKEGEPGEGMMISDMSEVHQALEAGAVTLHTKIISRVPQTDEAGKPYLKRYETTPGRMLLGECLPQSSKVPFDTVNRLLTKKDVGDVIDEVYRHTGQKETVLFADAIMALGFKHAFKAGISFGKDDMIIPDAKVGLVDETKALVKDFEQQYQDGLITQQEKYNKVIDAWSRCGDQVANAMMDEIKSVKKYEDGPNKGREKPINSIYMMAHSGARGSQAQIKQLAGMRGLMAKPSGEIIETPIISNFKEGLTVLEYFNSTHGARKGLADTALKTANSGYLTRRLVDVSQDCVIMELDCGTERALEMRAIVQGGSTIASLGERILGRTTAEDIVDSKTGEVIIPSGTLLDEPMVAQIEAIGTQSCKIRSPLVCETKIGVCGKCYGRDLARGTPVNIGEAVGVIAAQSIGEPGTQLTMRTFHIGGAAQLNETSNLEAVADGTMEYRDLRVIVDQRGRRVVLSRSGEVAIIDMDGRERAVHRIPYGAYVLFDDGHIVSKGDRMAEWDPFTMPVITENPGVVKYVDLIEGKTLTEQADEATGISQRVVTENRGIASKKEDLRPRLTLTGDSAEEAGRYMLVAGATLSVEDGATVQGGDVLARVSRESAKTRDITGGLPRVAELFEARKPKENAIIAKVSGRVVFGKDYKAKRKIGIQPEDGSEVVEYLVPKSKVIDVQEGDYVKRGDNLIGGSPDPHDILEVLGIEPLAEYLVSEIQEVYRLQGVKINDKHIETIVRQMLQKVEITDGGDTTLLAGEQVDRNEMDEINDKLEKKQVRAQGKPVLLGITKASLQTRSFISAASFQETTRVLTEASVQGKKDTLTGLKENVIVGRLIPAGTGAGMGRMRIAASSRDAAMRVSQRKMAEVSIAMANSAAEERAAEKLRNVADDTGDDALGAVTTSGTGTDADAGDYLIKE, encoded by the coding sequence ATGAACGAACTGACCAACTTCGCCAATCCGGTCGCCAAGCCGGAGACCTTCGACCAGATCCAGATCGGCATCGCGTCCCCGGACAAGATACGCTCGTGGTCGTTCGGCGAGATCAAGAAGCCGGAAACCATCAACTATCGCACGTTCAAGCCCGAGCGTGACGGCCTGTTCTGCGCGCGCATCTTCGGTCCGATCAAGGATTACGAATGCCTGTGCGGCAAGTACAAGCGCATGAAGTACAAGGGCATCGTCTGCGAGAAGTGCGGCGTGGAAGTGACCGTGTCGAAGGTCCGCCGCGAGCGCATGGGCCATATCGAGCTGGCCGCGCCGGTCGCGCACATCTGGTTCCTGAAGTCGCTGCCGTCGCGCATCGGCCTGCTGCTCGACATGCAGCTCAAACAGCTCGAGCGCGTGCTGTATTTCGAGGCGTATATCGTGATCGAGCCGGGCATCACCCCGCTCGAAAAGTATCAGCTGATGACCGAGGACGAACTCCTCGACGCGCAGGACGAATATGGTGAGGACGCCTTCACCGCCGGGATCGGCGCGGAAGCCGTGCGCATCATGCTGCAGGATCTCGATCTGGAGGGCGAGCGCAAGGAACTGCTGGAAGAACTGGCGGTCACCAAGTCGGAACTGAAGCCCAAGAAGATCATCAAGCGGCTGAAGGTCGTCGAAAGCTTCATCGATTCGGGCAACAAGCCGGAATGGATGATCCTCGAGGTCGTGCCGGTCATTCCGCCGGAACTGCGTCCGCTGGTGCCGCTGGACGGCGGCCGCTTCGCGACGTCGGATCTGAACGATCTGTACCGCCGCGTGATCAACCGCAACAACCGCCTCAAGCGTCTGATGGAGCTGCGTGCGCCGGACATCATCGTCCGCAACGAAAAGCGCATGCTGCAGGAAGCGGTCGACGCCTTGTTCGACAACGGCCGGCGCGGCCGCACGATCACGGGTGCCAACAAGCGCCCGCTCAAGTCGCTGTCCGACATGCTCAAGGGCAAGCAGGGCCGCTTCCGCCAGAACCTTCTGGGCAAGCGCGTCGATTATTCGGGCCGTTCGGTCATCGTGACCGGTCCGGAACTGAAGCTGCACCAGTGCGGCCTGCCGAAGAAGATGGCGCTTGAGCTGTTCAAGCCGTTCATCTACGCGCGCCTCGACGCCAAGGGCCTGAGCATGACGCTCAAGCAGGCGAAGAAGTGGGTCGAGAAGGAGCGCAAGGAAGTCTGGGACATCCTGGACGAGGTGATCCGCGAGCATCCGGTGATGCTGAACCGCGCCCCTACCCTGCACCGTCTCGGCATCCAGGCGTTCGAACCGGTTCTGATCGAGGGCAAGGCGATCCAGCTTCATCCGCTGGTCTGCTCCGCGTTCAATGCCGATTTCGACGGCGACCAGATGGCCGTGCATGTTCCGCTGTCGCTCGAAGCGCAGCTGGAAGCGCGCGTGCTGATGATGTCGACGAACAACATCCTGTCGCCAGCGAACGGCAAGCCGATCATCGTACCGTCGCAGGACATGGTGCTGGGCCTGTATTACCTGTCGATGCTGAAGGAAGGCGAGCCGGGCGAAGGCATGATGATTTCCGACATGTCGGAAGTGCATCAGGCGCTGGAAGCCGGTGCGGTGACCTTGCACACCAAGATCATCAGCCGCGTTCCGCAGACCGACGAGGCGGGCAAGCCCTACCTCAAGCGGTACGAGACGACGCCGGGCCGCATGCTGCTGGGCGAATGCCTGCCGCAGTCGAGCAAGGTGCCGTTCGACACGGTCAACCGCCTGTTGACCAAGAAGGACGTCGGCGACGTGATCGACGAGGTCTATCGCCACACCGGCCAGAAAGAGACCGTGCTGTTCGCCGACGCGATCATGGCATTGGGCTTCAAGCACGCGTTCAAGGCGGGCATCTCGTTCGGCAAGGACGACATGATCATTCCGGACGCGAAGGTCGGCCTGGTCGATGAGACCAAGGCGCTCGTGAAGGACTTCGAGCAGCAGTATCAGGACGGCCTGATCACGCAGCAGGAGAAGTACAACAAGGTGATCGACGCCTGGAGCCGTTGCGGCGACCAAGTGGCGAACGCGATGATGGACGAGATCAAGTCGGTCAAGAAGTACGAGGACGGCCCGAACAAGGGTCGCGAGAAGCCGATCAACTCGATCTACATGATGGCGCATTCCGGTGCGCGTGGCTCGCAGGCGCAGATCAAGCAGCTTGCCGGCATGCGCGGCCTGATGGCCAAGCCGTCGGGCGAGATCATCGAGACGCCGATCATCTCGAACTTCAAGGAAGGCCTGACCGTCCTCGAATACTTCAACTCCACCCACGGTGCGCGTAAGGGTCTGGCGGACACGGCGCTGAAGACGGCGAACTCGGGATACCTCACCCGCCGTCTGGTCGACGTGAGCCAGGATTGCGTGATCATGGAGCTGGATTGCGGCACCGAACGCGCGCTGGAAATGCGGGCGATCGTGCAGGGCGGTTCGACCATCGCGTCGCTTGGCGAGCGTATCCTGGGCCGCACCACGGCCGAGGATATCGTCGACAGCAAGACCGGCGAGGTCATCATCCCGTCCGGCACGCTGCTGGACGAACCGATGGTCGCGCAGATCGAGGCGATCGGCACGCAATCGTGCAAGATCCGCTCGCCCCTGGTGTGCGAGACGAAGATCGGTGTCTGCGGCAAGTGCTACGGGCGCGATCTCGCGCGCGGTACGCCGGTGAACATCGGCGAGGCTGTCGGCGTCATCGCGGCGCAGTCGATCGGCGAGCCGGGCACGCAGCTGACGATGCGGACGTTCCACATCGGTGGCGCGGCGCAGCTCAACGAAACGTCCAACCTGGAAGCGGTGGCCGACGGCACGATGGAATATCGTGACCTGCGTGTGATCGTCGACCAGCGCGGCCGTCGCGTCGTGCTGAGCCGTTCGGGCGAAGTGGCGATCATCGACATGGACGGCCGCGAGCGTGCGGTTCACCGTATTCCGTACGGCGCGTACGTCCTGTTCGACGACGGCCATATCGTCAGCAAGGGCGACCGGATGGCCGAATGGGATCCGTTCACCATGCCGGTGATCACGGAGAATCCGGGCGTCGTGAAGTATGTCGATCTGATCGAGGGCAAGACGCTCACCGAGCAGGCCGACGAAGCGACCGGCATCTCGCAGCGTGTGGTGACCGAGAACCGCGGCATCGCCAGCAAGAAGGAAGATCTTCGTCCGCGCCTGACCCTGACCGGGGACAGTGCGGAAGAGGCCGGCCGGTACATGCTGGTGGCGGGCGCGACCCTGTCGGTCGAGGATGGCGCCACGGTTCAGGGCGGCGACGTTCTGGCCCGCGTCAGCCGTGAATCGGCCAAGACGCGCGACATCACCGGTGGTCTGCCGCGCGTCGCCGAGCTGTTCGAGGCGCGCAAGCCGAAGGAGAATGCGATCATCGCCAAGGTCTCCGGTCGCGTCGTGTTCGGCAAGGACTACAAGGCCAAGCGCAAGATCGGCATCCAGCCCGAGGACGGCAGCGAGGTCGTGGAGTATCTGGTGCCGAAGTCGAAGGTGATCGACGTGCAGGAAGGCGATTACGTCAAGCGCGGCGATAACCTGATCGGCGGCAGCCCCGATCCGCACGATATTCTGGAAGTGCTCGGTATCGAGCCGCTGGCGGAATATCTCGTCTCGGAAATCCAGGAAGTGTATCGTCTGCAGGGCGTGAAGATCAACGACAAGCACATCGAGACGATCGTTCGTCAGATGCTGCAGAAGGTCGAGATAACCGACGGCGGGGACACCACCCTGCTGGCCGGCGAACAGGTCGATCGCAACGAGATGGACGAGATCAACGACAAGCTGGAGAAGAAGCAGGTCCGGGCGCAGGGCAAGCCCGTCCTGCTCGGCATCACCAAGGCGTCGCTGCAGACCCGCAGCTTCATCTCGGCGGCGTCGTTCCAGGAGACCACCCGAGTCCTCACCGAAGCCTCGGTGCAGGGCAAGAAGGACACGCTGACCGGTCTCAAGGAGAACGTGATCGTGGGTCGCCTGATCCCGGCGGGCACCGGTGCCGGCATGGGCCGCATGCGCATCGCGGCCTCCAGCCGCGACGCGGCGATGCGCGTGTCGCAGCGCAAGATGGCGGAAGTGTCGATCGCGATGGCCAATTCGGCCGCCGAGGAACGCGCCGCCGAAAAGCTGCGCAACGTGGCGGACGATACGGGCGACGATGCGCTGGGCGCGGTGACGACCAGCGGAACTGGCACCGACGCGGATGCGGGCGATTACCTGATCAAGGAATGA
- a CDS encoding D-2-hydroxyacid dehydrogenase, producing MKALFPATARPLLEPHLPAGLEVSWFADHEEANAMVGEAEIAWVDQMRPQWTAETVARGVKLKWLSTIYAGIDSFPIADLKARGTILTNGAGINAIAVAEYAVMGVLAAAKRFDEVVRIADRQEWPSDAPGKIELFETSALIVGMGTIGRMIADRLTAFGVTVTGVTRSGREGTLTPDQWQAKLGAFDWVILAAPSTDATKAMIGAGELTAMKPTAWLINIARGDMVDQDALIAALATQRIAGAFLDTVHPEPLPADDPLWNAPNVIHSMHLSGRSQTKMFQRAGALFLENLRAFLSGEPMKNMVDLDAGY from the coding sequence ATGAAAGCTCTGTTCCCCGCCACCGCCCGCCCGCTGCTCGAACCGCATTTGCCCGCCGGGCTGGAGGTGTCGTGGTTCGCCGATCACGAGGAGGCGAACGCGATGGTCGGCGAGGCGGAGATCGCCTGGGTCGATCAGATGCGGCCGCAATGGACCGCCGAGACGGTCGCGCGGGGCGTGAAGCTGAAATGGCTGAGCACGATCTATGCGGGGATCGATTCCTTTCCGATCGCCGATTTGAAAGCGCGCGGCACGATCCTGACCAATGGTGCCGGGATCAATGCGATCGCGGTGGCGGAATATGCCGTGATGGGCGTGCTGGCCGCCGCCAAGCGCTTCGACGAGGTGGTGCGGATCGCCGATCGCCAGGAATGGCCGAGCGACGCGCCCGGCAAGATCGAACTGTTCGAGACCAGCGCGCTGATCGTCGGCATGGGCACGATCGGCCGGATGATCGCGGATCGGCTGACCGCGTTCGGCGTGACGGTGACCGGCGTGACGCGCAGCGGGCGCGAGGGCACGCTGACGCCCGATCAGTGGCAGGCCAAGCTCGGCGCGTTCGACTGGGTGATTCTGGCGGCGCCCTCGACCGACGCGACCAAGGCGATGATAGGCGCGGGCGAGCTGACGGCGATGAAGCCGACCGCCTGGCTGATCAACATCGCGCGGGGCGACATGGTCGATCAGGACGCGCTGATCGCGGCGCTGGCGACGCAGCGGATTGCTGGCGCCTTTCTCGACACGGTGCATCCCGAACCGCTGCCCGCCGACGATCCGCTCTGGAATGCGCCCAACGTGATCCACTCGATGCATCTGTCGGGCCGTAGCCAGACCAAGATGTTCCAGCGCGCCGGCGCGCTGTTCCTGGAGAATTTGCGGGCGTTCCTTTCCGGCGAGCCGATGAAGAACATGGTGGATCTCGACGCGGGATACTGA
- a CDS encoding class II 3-deoxy-7-phosphoheptulonate synthase has protein sequence MTTLAGIKIKRFRDERSLSRAAFGAWYDAPGSTVQGWEEDGKRANSPVVNQIAANGIATHADWYINIRTENDMTTWAPDSWTKAEARQLPTYPDAAALDAATDALASYPPLVFAGEARNLTTDLAKVSRGEAFLLQGGDCAESFAEHSANNIRDTFRVLLQMAVVLTFASKLPVVKLGRMAGQFAKPRSADMETENGVALPSYRGDIVNDIAFTPEGRTPDPQRMIRAYSQSAATLNLLRAFATGGYANLHQVHRWTHDFMGRSPWTKKYTETADRIGEALDFMEACGISPETVPQLSQTQFYTSHEALLLRYEQALTRQDSLTGDWYDTSAHMLWIGDRTRFEGSAHVEYLRGIGNPIGMKCGPSLEPDELLRLLDTLNPNRVPGRMTLITRYGHDKIETGLPKLVRAVLREGHPVVWSCDPMHGNVVKAANGYKTRPFDRILAEVRGFFAVHRAEGSIAGGIHAEMTGQNVTECTGGAVDVTEQSLADRYHTHCDPRLNAGQSLELAFLLAEMLNVEMAERRRVAA, from the coding sequence ATGACGACGCTCGCAGGTATCAAGATCAAGCGTTTCCGCGACGAACGCAGCCTCAGCCGGGCGGCGTTCGGCGCGTGGTACGATGCGCCGGGCAGCACGGTGCAGGGCTGGGAGGAGGACGGCAAGCGCGCCAACTCCCCGGTCGTCAACCAGATCGCCGCGAACGGCATCGCCACGCACGCCGACTGGTACATCAACATTCGCACGGAGAACGACATGACGACCTGGGCTCCCGACAGCTGGACCAAGGCCGAGGCGCGGCAATTGCCGACCTACCCCGATGCCGCCGCTTTGGATGCCGCGACGGATGCGCTTGCCTCCTATCCGCCGCTCGTCTTCGCGGGAGAGGCGCGCAACCTGACCACCGATCTCGCCAAGGTCTCGCGTGGCGAGGCGTTCCTGTTGCAGGGCGGCGATTGCGCGGAAAGCTTCGCCGAGCACAGCGCCAACAACATCCGCGACACCTTTCGCGTGCTGCTGCAGATGGCCGTCGTCCTAACCTTCGCGTCCAAGCTGCCGGTAGTGAAGCTGGGCCGCATGGCGGGCCAGTTCGCCAAGCCGCGGTCTGCCGACATGGAGACCGAGAACGGCGTCGCACTGCCGAGCTATCGCGGCGACATCGTCAACGACATCGCCTTCACCCCGGAAGGCCGCACGCCCGATCCGCAGCGCATGATCCGCGCCTATAGCCAGAGCGCCGCGACGCTGAACCTGCTGCGCGCCTTCGCCACCGGCGGCTATGCGAACCTGCATCAGGTGCATCGCTGGACGCACGACTTCATGGGCCGTTCGCCCTGGACCAAGAAATACACCGAAACCGCCGACCGGATCGGAGAGGCGCTCGATTTCATGGAGGCGTGCGGGATCAGCCCGGAAACGGTGCCCCAGCTGAGCCAGACGCAATTCTACACCAGCCACGAGGCGCTGTTGCTGCGCTACGAACAGGCGCTGACGCGGCAGGATTCGCTGACCGGCGATTGGTACGACACCAGCGCGCACATGCTGTGGATCGGCGATCGCACCCGGTTCGAGGGCAGCGCGCATGTCGAATATCTGCGCGGCATCGGCAACCCGATCGGCATGAAGTGCGGCCCGAGCCTGGAGCCGGACGAACTGCTGCGCCTGCTCGATACGCTCAACCCGAACCGCGTGCCGGGCCGCATGACGCTGATCACGCGCTATGGCCACGACAAGATCGAAACCGGCCTGCCCAAGCTGGTGCGCGCCGTATTGCGCGAAGGCCACCCGGTGGTGTGGAGTTGCGACCCGATGCACGGCAACGTCGTGAAGGCCGCCAACGGATACAAGACGCGGCCGTTCGATCGCATCCTGGCCGAGGTGCGCGGCTTCTTCGCCGTGCACCGTGCGGAAGGCTCGATCGCCGGTGGCATCCATGCCGAGATGACCGGGCAGAATGTCACCGAATGCACCGGCGGCGCGGTGGACGTGACCGAACAGTCGCTCGCCGACCGCTACCACACGCATTGCGACCCGCGCCTGAACGCCGGGCAGAGCCTGGAACTGGCGTTCCTGCTGGCCGAGATGCTCAACGTTGAAATGGCCGAGCGGCGGCGGGTAGCGGCCTAA